In one window of Methanoculleus chikugoensis DNA:
- a CDS encoding EFR1 family ferrodoxin (N-terminal region resembles flavodoxins. C-terminal ferrodoxin region binds two 4Fe-4S clusters.), producing the protein MKTVIYYFTGTGNSLAAAKKVAGSLGDTEIVPIAAFRSTAGKITPAAERVGILCPVYFSGLPAMVASFAERLDLAPAGYVFAIVTHGGGGGSAALRQLDGILREKAGRGLDAGFAVSMPGNYILMYGSPAGEKRDRMLAVADAELAAIAGRIGKGERPKLPHAPLTRLIRAVMYPRFRSRVHGEDRRFTVTERCTSCGICASICPAENIEMVDGRPVWNHRCELCCGCIHLCPVEAIQAGKATEGRQRYRNPSVEIVELERRP; encoded by the coding sequence ATGAAGACCGTCATCTACTATTTTACCGGCACGGGCAACTCCCTTGCCGCTGCAAAGAAGGTCGCCGGATCCCTTGGGGATACGGAGATCGTCCCGATAGCGGCGTTCCGGAGTACCGCGGGTAAGATCACCCCCGCTGCCGAACGGGTCGGGATCCTCTGCCCGGTCTATTTCTCCGGGCTCCCGGCGATGGTGGCTTCGTTTGCGGAGCGTCTCGACCTCGCCCCGGCAGGCTACGTCTTCGCTATCGTCACGCACGGCGGTGGCGGAGGCTCCGCGGCGCTCCGGCAGCTCGACGGAATCCTGAGGGAGAAGGCCGGAAGGGGGCTCGACGCGGGGTTTGCGGTCAGTATGCCGGGCAACTACATCCTGATGTACGGCTCGCCCGCGGGAGAGAAGCGGGACCGGATGCTTGCTGTGGCGGACGCGGAGCTCGCGGCGATCGCAGGCCGGATCGGGAAGGGGGAGAGGCCGAAACTCCCGCATGCGCCTCTGACACGCCTCATCAGGGCCGTCATGTATCCCCGGTTCCGCTCCCGCGTCCACGGGGAAGACCGCAGGTTCACAGTGACGGAGAGGTGCACATCCTGCGGCATCTGTGCGAGCATCTGCCCGGCGGAGAACATCGAGATGGTCGACGGCCGGCCGGTCTGGAACCACCGGTGCGAACTCTGCTGCGGGTGCATCCACCTCTGCCCGGTTGAGGCCATCCAGGCCGGCAAGGCTACCGAGGGGAGGCAGCGCTACCGGAACCCGTCGGTCGAGATCGTCGAGCTGGAACGCCGGCCATGA
- a CDS encoding EFR1 family ferrodoxin (N-terminal region resembles flavodoxins. C-terminal ferrodoxin region binds two 4Fe-4S clusters.), with protein MKTVIYYFTGTGNSLAAAGKIAGALGETELVPIASLADTPGAITPDADRVGIVCPVYDFGVPLMVAGFAERLDLSRAKYTFAVVTMGGMGVSALHQVDGILRERQGRGLDAAFTVRMPANFPPLFRPQEGRALDNVLVAGDIRLAGIAEAIGSGRLVSPGFAPVSRLVRALTYWQFPASARGAADVFSVSDACTGCGTCAKVCPAGNLTFVDGRPAWGRKCEICCACLHFCPTEAIQLNVMLGTEGRGRYRHPDLTVADMEAQRGQNVPAPDTPAVQGRLPGTRGERPGEV; from the coding sequence ATGAAGACCGTCATCTACTACTTCACCGGGACCGGTAACTCCCTTGCAGCGGCAGGGAAGATCGCCGGGGCTCTCGGGGAGACCGAACTCGTCCCGATCGCATCGCTCGCGGATACCCCGGGTGCGATCACCCCCGACGCCGACCGGGTCGGGATCGTCTGCCCGGTCTACGACTTCGGGGTGCCGCTCATGGTCGCCGGGTTCGCGGAACGTCTCGACCTTTCGCGAGCGAAGTACACCTTCGCGGTCGTCACGATGGGCGGCATGGGCGTCTCGGCGCTCCACCAGGTGGACGGGATCCTCCGTGAACGGCAGGGCCGTGGGCTCGATGCCGCGTTTACGGTCAGGATGCCTGCCAACTTCCCGCCGCTCTTCCGGCCGCAGGAAGGCAGGGCGCTCGACAACGTCCTTGTTGCGGGAGATATACGGCTCGCCGGGATCGCGGAGGCGATCGGGAGCGGCCGGCTGGTCTCCCCGGGGTTTGCGCCCGTCTCCAGGCTCGTGAGAGCCCTGACCTACTGGCAGTTCCCGGCGAGCGCCCGCGGTGCGGCCGACGTCTTCTCCGTATCGGACGCCTGCACCGGCTGCGGCACCTGTGCAAAGGTCTGCCCGGCGGGCAACCTCACCTTCGTCGACGGCCGCCCGGCGTGGGGCCGGAAGTGCGAGATCTGCTGCGCCTGCCTCCATTTCTGCCCGACCGAGGCGATCCAGCTCAACGTGATGCTCGGGACCGAGGGCCGGGGGCGCTACCGGCACCCGGATCTCACGGTTGCGGATATGGAGGCGCAGCGGGGGCAAAACGTGCCGGCTCCGGATACTCCGGCCGTGCAGGGACGGTTGCCGGGAACCCGGGGTGAGCGCCCGGGGGAAGTATAA
- a CDS encoding 4Fe-4S binding protein — MTETTLSQNPRLSRQKIRKALLIVSFLLLPATLFYISPIVILMGAAEGIATGSLLLFAALAVLSLGVSRLWCGWLCPMGAWQEICSPVMKRTVKDDRRNLVKYGVTVLWLALIAYLFIGAGGILAVDPFYGTVNGLSITSFETLVIAGFIFLAIFAAAYFMGRRGFCRVLCPIATLMIVGRKIRNAVGWPALQLAAVSGRCIDCERCSKACPMGLDVHGMVREGQMESTECILCGECVDTCPEGAVRYA; from the coding sequence GTGACAGAAACCACTCTTTCACAAAATCCGCGACTCTCGCGCCAGAAGATCAGGAAAGCGCTGCTCATCGTCTCGTTTCTCCTCCTTCCGGCCACGCTCTTCTACATCTCGCCCATCGTCATCCTGATGGGGGCGGCCGAAGGTATAGCCACCGGCAGCCTGCTCCTCTTTGCCGCGCTCGCTGTTCTCTCGCTCGGCGTCTCCCGCCTCTGGTGCGGCTGGCTCTGCCCGATGGGGGCGTGGCAGGAGATCTGTTCGCCCGTCATGAAGCGCACCGTCAAGGACGACCGGCGCAACCTGGTCAAGTACGGCGTCACGGTGCTCTGGCTTGCGCTGATTGCGTACCTCTTCATCGGTGCCGGCGGTATCCTCGCGGTCGATCCCTTCTACGGCACGGTGAACGGGCTCTCGATCACGTCCTTCGAGACCCTGGTGATCGCGGGGTTCATCTTCCTCGCGATCTTCGCTGCCGCATACTTCATGGGCCGTCGCGGCTTCTGCCGCGTCCTCTGCCCGATAGCCACCCTGATGATCGTCGGCCGGAAGATAAGGAACGCCGTCGGCTGGCCCGCCCTGCAGCTCGCGGCCGTATCCGGCCGCTGCATCGACTGTGAGAGATGCTCGAAGGCGTGCCCGATGGGTCTCGACGTCCACGGCATGGTCAGGGAAGGGCAGATGGAGAGCACCGAGTGCATCCTCTGCGGCGAATGCGTCGACACCTGCCCGGAGGGGGCCGTCAGGTACGCGTAG
- a CDS encoding NAD(P)H-dependent oxidoreductase, which produces MQIAVISGSPKGEMSVTLQYVRFLEEAFPEHTFSVVHAGRDIRSIERQEEAWEGLLATVTASDGVLWATPVYVMLVPAQLKRFIELVGERNATDAFSGKYAACLTTSIRYFDHTAHAYLHGICDDLEMRYVGFCSAHMEDLRNEVFQEQLVLFFSDFLEATAERRPVQRAFPPLPAPSSPYARKTPPAAVDTRGKRVVILHDAEPGSGLAAMVDGLAACYGSSARVAHIRDAGMKGACLGCCRCALDNTCVYDDGFRAFWEEYVVPADILVMAGTVRDRFLSAAWKQFFDRSFFNGHIPAFKGKQVAYLVDGPLGHLATLREVLTGLAVMEGANLAGIVTGEPGSEIDAALHALAERSVRLSERGYVAPVTFPAVAGHKVFRDEIWGGMRAIFKADDRYYRQHGLYDFPTRDYARRIGVRATSLVMTIPSVRRDVVKNMPSHMIQPLKKAIESSRVLAERKAER; this is translated from the coding sequence ATGCAGATCGCTGTCATTTCCGGGAGCCCCAAGGGCGAGATGAGCGTCACCCTGCAGTATGTCCGGTTCCTCGAGGAGGCATTTCCGGAGCACACCTTCTCCGTGGTGCATGCAGGGCGGGATATCAGGTCGATTGAGCGCCAGGAAGAGGCGTGGGAGGGGCTGCTCGCCACGGTAACGGCGTCCGACGGCGTGCTCTGGGCAACCCCGGTCTACGTCATGCTGGTTCCGGCCCAGTTGAAGCGGTTCATCGAACTGGTCGGCGAGCGGAACGCGACTGACGCGTTTTCCGGCAAGTACGCCGCCTGCCTCACCACATCCATCCGCTACTTCGACCACACCGCCCACGCCTACCTGCACGGGATCTGCGACGACCTTGAGATGCGCTACGTCGGTTTTTGCTCGGCTCACATGGAGGATCTCCGGAACGAGGTGTTCCAGGAGCAGCTCGTCCTCTTCTTCTCCGACTTCCTGGAAGCAACAGCAGAACGGCGCCCGGTTCAGCGTGCGTTTCCGCCGCTGCCCGCTCCTTCCTCCCCCTACGCCCGAAAGACCCCGCCGGCCGCGGTCGATACCCGCGGAAAACGGGTGGTCATCCTCCACGATGCAGAACCCGGTTCCGGCCTCGCGGCGATGGTCGACGGGCTCGCGGCGTGTTACGGGAGTTCGGCCCGGGTCGCCCACATCCGGGACGCCGGGATGAAAGGCGCCTGTCTCGGGTGCTGCCGGTGCGCCCTCGACAACACCTGCGTCTACGACGACGGCTTCCGGGCGTTCTGGGAGGAGTATGTCGTCCCGGCGGATATCCTGGTCATGGCCGGAACCGTCCGCGACCGTTTCCTCTCGGCCGCCTGGAAGCAGTTCTTCGACCGGAGTTTCTTCAACGGGCATATACCGGCGTTCAAGGGGAAACAGGTCGCGTACCTGGTAGATGGGCCGCTCGGCCATCTCGCGACCCTCCGGGAGGTTCTCACCGGCCTCGCGGTGATGGAAGGAGCCAACCTTGCCGGGATCGTTACCGGCGAGCCGGGGAGCGAGATCGACGCCGCCCTGCACGCTCTCGCCGAACGCTCCGTGAGGCTCTCCGAGCGGGGGTACGTCGCACCGGTCACCTTCCCCGCCGTCGCCGGCCACAAGGTCTTCCGGGACGAGATCTGGGGAGGGATGCGGGCGATCTTCAAGGCGGACGACCGGTACTACCGGCAGCACGGGCTCTACGACTTCCCCACCCGTGATTACGCCCGGAGGATCGGCGTCCGGGCGACCTCTCTTGTGATGACCATCCCCTCCGTCCGGCGGGATGTGGTGAAGAACATGCCCTCCCACATGATCCAGCCGCTCAAGAAGGCGATTGAGTCGAGCCGGGTTCTCGCAGAGAGGAAGGCGGAGCGGTAG
- a CDS encoding protoporphyrinogen/coproporphyrinogen oxidase has protein sequence MKTAVLGGGLTGITLARLLHERGDDVTVLEQGERIGGLCRSRTEAGFTFDAGGSHIIFSRDTEVLSFMLSVLGENADRRTRNTKILYKGRYVKYPFENGLYQLPDEDRFFCINEFVKNLIAVEKGEVLPPTNFAEWITYTFGRGIAECYMLPYNEKIWNYPADRMSHHWVEGRIPRPPVEDIIKSAIGIETEGYVHQAVFSYPVTGGIEALVGAIAEPVVPSVRTGFRVASVREEGGGFVVSDGQKTVHADRVISTIPLQNLLPCLSDVPAEVQAACDALRYNSLCSVFIGLAGEVPDISWLYVPDEKTGLFNRISFPSNYSSKVAPPDHSSILAEITYNDGDAVSRMSDAEIVEHTVASLVAAGFIPSRDDVVYTGVAREKFAYVVYDIEYQKNIAIVREFCRERGIDLVGRFSQFEYLNMDGCIRSAIEFVKGYP, from the coding sequence GTGAAAACGGCGGTACTGGGTGGCGGTCTCACCGGGATAACGCTCGCTCGCCTGCTCCACGAACGGGGCGACGACGTGACCGTTCTTGAACAGGGTGAGAGGATCGGGGGACTCTGCCGCTCGCGGACGGAAGCGGGGTTTACGTTCGATGCCGGGGGCTCGCACATCATCTTCTCCCGCGATACGGAAGTCCTTTCCTTCATGCTCTCGGTTCTCGGCGAGAACGCCGACCGGCGGACGCGGAACACGAAGATCCTCTACAAAGGCCGCTACGTCAAATATCCCTTCGAGAACGGCCTGTATCAACTCCCTGACGAAGACCGCTTCTTTTGCATCAACGAGTTCGTCAAGAACCTCATCGCCGTCGAGAAAGGCGAGGTTCTACCGCCGACGAACTTTGCCGAGTGGATCACCTACACCTTCGGCCGGGGCATCGCCGAGTGCTACATGCTCCCCTACAACGAGAAGATCTGGAACTACCCGGCCGACCGGATGTCGCACCACTGGGTGGAGGGGCGCATTCCCCGCCCGCCGGTCGAGGATATCATCAAGTCGGCCATCGGCATCGAGACCGAGGGCTACGTCCACCAGGCGGTCTTCTCCTACCCGGTGACGGGCGGGATCGAGGCGCTTGTCGGGGCGATCGCGGAACCGGTCGTTCCGTCCGTCCGGACAGGGTTCCGTGTCGCCTCCGTCCGCGAGGAGGGGGGCGGTTTTGTCGTCAGCGACGGCCAAAAGACCGTCCATGCGGACCGGGTGATCTCGACCATCCCGCTCCAGAACCTGCTCCCCTGCCTCTCTGATGTCCCTGCCGAGGTGCAGGCGGCCTGCGACGCCCTCCGCTACAACTCGCTCTGCTCGGTCTTCATCGGCCTTGCCGGGGAGGTTCCCGACATCTCGTGGCTCTATGTCCCCGACGAGAAGACCGGCCTCTTCAACCGGATCTCGTTCCCCTCGAACTACAGCAGCAAGGTCGCCCCCCCCGATCACTCCTCGATCCTCGCCGAGATCACCTACAACGACGGGGACGCGGTCTCCCGGATGTCGGATGCCGAGATCGTCGAGCATACCGTGGCGTCGCTCGTCGCCGCCGGGTTCATCCCTTCACGGGACGACGTCGTCTATACCGGCGTTGCGCGGGAGAAGTTCGCGTACGTCGTCTACGATATCGAATACCAGAAGAACATCGCAATCGTCCGCGAGTTCTGCCGGGAACGCGGCATCGACCTCGTCGGGCGGTT